GAAACGCCTATGGCGATCCCCTCGAAGATGGAGTGGAAGCAGAGCGCGACGATGAGGAGGATCGCATCCTCGAATGACGACGTCGCTGTCATGAGCATCGGGTGCGCGTGCGCCGCTGCCGACGCCGACTCGCcctcctcctcggcctctttCTGGATGGGCGCCGCCTGGTTGACCCTCTGCCTGTTGGCGACTGCGACGATGGCAACGTCGCTGAGCATGGTGAGGAGGAAGCCGGCGCAGGCGAGCATGAAGGAGAAGGGGTAGGGGCTGTGGGTGAGCGCGTTGAAAGTGGAGGTGGAGCCGGCGAGGAAGTGCATGAGCGCGGTGCCGAGGAAGATGCCGGCGGCGAACTGGGtgccgaggaggaggaaggcCTCGTTCCAGCGGTAGAAGTAGGGGGACACGCCACCCAGGAAGGTGAACACCAGCAGGATCACCAGGCACCACACCTTCACGGCGATGAGGCCCCTGgaccggagcccgccgccgccaACGCCAGCGTCGCCGTGGTGGGCATCTTCGTCCTCATCGCCGTCACCGTGGTCGACGCCGCCATGGCCGCTGGCCTGCTGGAATAAGCAGGTAAGCAGCAGCAGCGAGAGCAGGAGCAGGGTGCAAATGAGATTAGACGTCCTCCTCGTCGACCTTGCCATCTTCGCCATGGTGAATTGATGATGTTGGTTTCTAATTCTAGGCCAGCGCGTACGTATATATGCAGAGGAGTTTCTTAGGTATATTTGGTCAGTACGTACATACGTATGTAGTTATCTCCTCAGCTCAGCTCATCTTGCGTTGAAGCATGATTATTTAGAAGAAAATCCCATAATTAATTAGTAAGATAACTCCATCTTGTGTTCTTGTTTGCAGTACAgggctgactttttgtgtgtgtgtgtgtgtgtagtaCTACTGCTTGACAGTACAACTTGATCGCCCGTGTGTAGTACAACAACAGCTAGTCATTGTCAACGCTACTCTAAGTTTATTCCCATGTTTATTTATAGGATTCATCTAAGCCTCAGTTTGATTGGCACTTTTTTATGTCTTAATCAATTCTTAAGAAAATGCAATTTTAGTTTATTCAGTTTAATGAGAAGACCGTAAGTTGCGTTTCCGGAAATCGACTCAGACTTGAGTAAATCTCAGTCGACTAAGGATTAGTAAAACCGATATACTTATCCAGCTATATACCTTGCAACAGACCGATTGTAGAAAAAGCAAAAGTCGATGTCGAGATCATACGTGCTCATTGTTAGGTACTTTTTGTTTAAGAAACTTCATACTACCTTCTTCAAAGTTGTACTAAGTtagcgacacttattttgggatgaaGGAAGTTTATAACATTTTATATTCAGACAAGAACGATGGGACAGAGGATAACCTTGATTAGGGGTGTTTTGGGAGAAGTGCTTTCGAGGAGAAGAGTCCATCTGATCTACTGTATTTGATTTTCTTTTTATTAACACTGCAAGATTAAGACTAGTACACCCCCAACTTCCTAAATCATTAGAAAGTCAACGCTTAACACATCTTCGAACTAGAAATATGGTTTTTATTGAAAATAAGAAAGAAAGCAATTGTGTCAAACATGCAAATAAACAGTAGAATCATTTTTTTTGCAACAAAGAGCGAGTCATGGAGGAGTCAATGCATAACTAGGGCCGCAAGATCTTCTTGGCGGTGACCATGGCATCGTGCTCCTCTGGATGATCCACAGGCATCCATTCCTCACGAGGGTGCTCCAATTGCTTGCGTTTTTTGTGTCGAGCCCGGTTGGGTTGGGCATCAGCATTGGCGTCGAGCCAACGAAGGAGGTAGGCGGTGGTGGACTAGCGCATGCCGTCAAGCCAAAGAAGGAGGCTGGCGTCGTTGCCATCCCCGTCCGCTGACGTGTTGACATAGCTGACTCACCGACTGAGCTCGCTTcgactgcatgcatgcatgtttagTGAGCTAGCAATTCTGTGGCATATACGGTACATTCTTACATTCTTATGTTCTAAACTATGCAATTTATATTTTGGAATTGTGTGTGAAACAATTTTGATGGATTTGCAAAATCTTGTCCCACCAAGTTTGCAGATGCACACCATGTATGACCATATAGCAGAACCAAAGCCAATTATAGGTTTATATAGGATAATATCGAAGGAGGATTTCGTAAGAAGTTGCCCATAAATATACGAGTTTTGTATGGGTCGTGTTGCGCGTTGGCCAGCGGATCCGCCGTCTCGTGAGCCGTCTGATGTGACGCAATCATGTGGCAGAGCGGCGCCCTCACCACTCCAACAAAGCTGCTGTTGCAAATTTTTTTGCAACAGAAGTCTCGTTGCAGAAACCTTTGCAACACATGTCTTATTGCAGAAAACTATTTGCAGAAAAACTTTGCAACAGTAGTAATGTTGCAGaattttttttgtcttctccttcGTAAGATGTTACGGAAGAATTTTTTTGCAACATGATTGATGTTACAGAAAATCTTGCAACAGAGAGgaagttgcaaaaaaagccattGTGTTTACCGCGTGCTATGATAGATTAGTGGTGATGGAGGATCGGCGCCGCATGTCCCCGCCTTCGTGCCGCCACCAGTGAGCTCCATACCTCCGACCAGGCCGCCTCGCTGCCATCCTCCTCTTCCTTTTGTTTTTTCCATCTTCCTCTGTCTATTGCCGCACGAGCGTCGTGCGCTGCTGCTGTCATGGTCCCCCCTGTGAAGCTCGCCTCCACCCCCGCCGGACCTCGCCAAGCCGAGCCCTCGTCGCTCGCGGACGTCCCCGCCTCCTGACCGCATGCCATCCTCGTCGGATCCGGCGAGATCCGACTGGAAACCTCGCCGCCATCGCCCTCCTAGCCGCATCTGTCTCGGCCACCGCCGGTCCCGGACGTCCCCGCACGCCATCCTTGTCGGATCCGGCGAGATCCTACTGGAATCCTCGCCGTCGTCGCCCTCCTAGTCAAACGAGTCTTCGTCGTTGCAGGATCTAACCCCTCTTCGGTGGTCAGTTGCAAACTTTCTTTCCTGAAACAAAGGTTCAGTTGCAGAAAACGTGGACACAGAGAGGCTTACTCTGGACCATATGATGAAGAGTCAATCCGAGGCGATGGACGCTCGCACGCGATTGGTCAGCTTAAGGTAAGCTTTTCCGTTTTTGTATGGGAGGCAACTAACTAGTCGGCTAGAGTaaaaaaaaaacaacaactaaTTGGCCGGCTGATACGCAACAAACAAACACATGTACATCGACGATTCTCCATCTGCAGCTTCCTTCTTTCTTTCCAAGTTTTCATACGCCGCCATGCGCCGGAGCAGGTGGTCGGACCTCCCGGTGGATCTGCTCCGTGAGATCGCTGGCCGCCTGCACGTCGCCGTCGACTTGGTCCGCTTCCACGCCGTCTGCAAGCCATGGCGCAGCTCACGCGACCTGCTGTCGCAGACAACGGCGACCCACCTGTTCCTGCCCTGGATCCTCGCGCCGGTGGTGTCGGACTCCCCGCTCAAGCTCAGATGCGTCTTCTCAAAGTCCGGCTACTGCGCGCCGCCGACGGTGCCTCTTAGGGACTGGGTGTGCAGCGCCGACGCCACCGCTCTTTGGCACCACCCCGTCGTCACCAGCCATCTTCGCCCCAGCTACTACACCTACCTGTCTCGTTCCCCGCTCATCCAATGGGAGGAGGGCCGTCCAAGTGGCATCGTCTACGGCGACGGCACCACCTTTGTCTACAGCATCTCCCGCGTCAAGTATCTGCATGACACCATGACCAGGTTTAGTGCGGCTCTTTTCTGTCCCGGTGACACAGAGTGGACGCTCGTCGAGAGGACCCTTGAGACCCCCTGGCCCTGGTCCTGGTGGTCCGGCGAGTTTTGCGCCGCGTACCACGGAGGCAAGATCCTCCTCACTGTCAAGGCTAAACTGTGGCATGCCATCACGCCCAACAGCAATGTCGCCTGCGACGTGGTGGTCCCGAGGCTGTTGATGCCAGACGAGCACGACAGCTACTCAGAGCTGTCTAACTACGTCCTCGAATCCCGTGGCGAGCTTCTGTGGGTGTCGGTCCAGATCTGGTCACGTTTCACTTATAAGTTGGCGTTTGGCAGCCGCCGATTTCAACAGTTCTCGGTGTCGGTGCATGCACCAGTGGGTGAGGAAAGACACCCGTAGCCTGGTTGATCGTGTGTTCTTTCTAGGCTCACCCATTAGTTTCGCGGTGGACGCCTCGCTGATGGGCGGCCATGGCGGGTGCGCCTACTTTGCATCGACGAGGCCCGATGAACAGTATGGTGTGTTCAGGTATAGCCTCATTGACGGTAAGACCAAGTTGGTCGAGCAGCTGCCTCTGGGATGGCACAACGACAAGTGCACGTGGGTCGTCCCCCGGCCCACCATTGCTCCAATTCAGGTGCACGCTCTCTTGGAAACAGCTTAAACTGAATTTTGTTTGTTAATAGATTAGATTCATTCATTAATTGTCTCATCGTCTAAGAGTTTAACACCTGCAGCTCTAGTGCTAACGAATCACCTACGGTTTGGCTTTAATTATCAGGAAATCATCAAGGGTAGTAAGCTGAAGGCTCCAAAACTACAACATCATCAGACAGCTCCAGTAGTTACAAGCCGAATACACATCAATCACATCCAGAGGCATTACGAGCCTAGTTTCAGGGTGTTGGTGCGTAATCTGCCTATAACGGTGAAGGACTCTCAACTGCGACACTTCTTCAGCAAGCATGGCAAAGTTTTGAGCGCCGAGGTAATCTACTATAAGAAGACCAAGACCTCGCAAGGTATCGGTCTCGTCACAATCGCGACCACCCACCTCCATCAGGATGATGCTCTCGCCGCTCTCGATGGGCTAATTTTAGATGGATGCAACCTCAAGATTATCTTGGTTGGCGACCGGCCACGAAGGCGACGGCGCAACGATAAGTTGGTCCTCCACTAGAGCTAATGTAGCTACACGTAGCTTGATCTTTGCCGTAGCTATAGTGAAAACATTTTTTCCTTAACTGTATACTCCTTGAGCCCTTCGACATTTATCTCAAAATTTGGCTTTGTAGCCATGTATAGTGACCAAATTTATTAGAAGACCATCATATCCCTAGTTCCCTACTCTTAAGAACGTGCGAGGCTGAGGATGGAAAGTAGGGAAATAGGAGGTCACTCGTTCTGCTTTGAATAAGCAAAAGGCCAAATGAGATTTTTTTTTGAAGAATAGGCCAAACGagattctttttttttttgaagaaTAGGCCAAACAAGATTATGGAGTACATTATTAACTATATGGAAAACGTTTACCCTCAGCCGGCCGATCCTGTGTGAGCATCCGCCAACTCTGTGTCTGTCAGATGCACTTTTCATCGGACGGTCGAGAGCAACCCCTTCAGTCTCCATGTTTCTGCAACTGGTCCTTTGTTCGGGAAGGAAAAGGGTGAGAAGAGCGTTGATCGCCTGGTCCGTGCGCTCTCCATGTTGGTGCAGACGCTCAAGGAGGTTGCCGATGGGCCGGAGAAGTTATTGTGGGTGTCGAAGGATGGTTGGAGCCTGGAGGACCACGTCCTGTTTCTAGGATAGCCCAATAGTTCTGCTGTGGACGCGTCATGAAGGTGATCATATGTGGGTAGGTGGACGAAAAAAAAATTCATCGGAGTGTGGTGTTGGCATGGCATGCATGGGCGTAAGTTGGTGAGATAAGGACAtatacaatggttgataagatagtttTATCTTAAGTCTTGCATATAATTTAGAGATAAAAAAAGTCTACAGT
The Aegilops tauschii subsp. strangulata cultivar AL8/78 chromosome 3, Aet v6.0, whole genome shotgun sequence genome window above contains:
- the LOC109772229 gene encoding zinc transporter 1, which encodes MAKMARSTRRTSNLICTLLLLSLLLLTCLFQQASGHGGVDHGDGDEDEDAHHGDAGVGGGGLRSRGLIAVKVWCLVILLVFTFLGGVSPYFYRWNEAFLLLGTQFAAGIFLGTALMHFLAGSTSTFNALTHSPYPFSFMLACAGFLLTMLSDVAIVAVANRQRVNQAAPIQKEAEEEGESASAAAHAHPMLMTATSSFEDAILLIVALCFHSIFEGIAIGVSATKGEAWRNLWTIGLHKIFAAVAMGIALLRMIPKRPFLMTVLYSLAFAVSSPVGVGIGIAIDATAEGPAADWTYAISMGIATGVFVYVAINHLMAKGYRPQQPNYFDKPIFKFLGVLTGIAVMSVVMIWD